One stretch of Anas acuta chromosome W, bAnaAcu1.1, whole genome shotgun sequence DNA includes these proteins:
- the LOC137847195 gene encoding maestro heat-like repeat-containing protein family member 6 isoform X1, translating to MTNQFPREALLSVLTNLPPLDSTTLDMWKVMLSFPMTSEKILEELQNVLEDKRVCRSLQAQPVHTSLLKFAMMHPTEHVLSNLRDPKKLLTLLSLNSLPILWLVLRALVMLSETSQMVTDVQVLLPEVMETLQYENTHINMKALTIFKNVIRHLEKKEASHIALALAGRLLPLFNDVSSEVRECSMLLFKDLMESVLWWKKGEMKKTVHRAIIPLLFRMSDDTESVAKVSAVILLACAKFLKWKQLEQLAQTEDIWKIGEYLLKQKRSRVEGYLQQSLPYLWDDQTSLRQKAVKFVAFAAMHSRDLDKEDLHVIITFLRMQCDTHPSIRILAAGTIEILQRQVQQQPASRWARLKALRCWP from the exons ATGACTAACCAGTTTCCCAGGGAAGCTCTCTTAAGCGTGCTGACCAACCTTCCGCCACTTGACAG CACTACGCTGGACATGTGGAAGGTGATGCTTTCCTTTCCAATGACTTCAGAGAAGATCTTGGAGGAGCTACAGAATGTTCTCGAGGACAAACGGGTGTGCAGGTCTCTGCAAGCCCAGCCTGTGCACACCAGCCTTCTTAAGTTCGCT ATGATGCATCCAACTGAACATGTACTATCGAATTTACGTGACCCAAAAAAGCTCCTGACGCTTCTGAGTCTTAACAGCCTGCCGATCCTCTGGCTGGTGCTCAGAGCCCTCGTCATGCTGTCGGAGACATCTCAGATG GTGACGGACGTGCAGGTCCTGCTGCCAGAAGTCATGGAGACTCTGCAGTATGAAAACACGCACATCAACATGAAGGCCCTGACTATCTTCAAAAATGTGATTCGTCATCTGGAGAAGAAGGAGGCCAGCCACATCGCTCTGGCACTGGCTGGCAGACTCCTGCCTCTGTTTAACGAT GTGTCCAGTGAGGTGCGAGAATGCTCCATGCTCCTCTTCAAAGACTTGATGGAGTCTGTGCTGTggtggaaaaaaggagaaatgaagaagacCGTGCACAGGGCCATTATTCCACTGCTTTTCCGGATGAGTGACGACACTGAGAGTGTGGCCAAG GTCTCTGCAGTAATCCTACTTGCTTGTGCAAAGTTCCTGAAGTGGAAACAGCTTGAGCAGCTGGCTCAGACTGAGGACATCTGGAAGATTGGGGAGTACTTG CTCAAGCAGAAGAGGAGCAGGGTGGAAGgatacctgcagcagagcctgccaTACCTGTGGGATGATCAGACCAGCTTGCGACAGAAGGCTGTCAAATTCGTCG CGTTTGCTGCAATGCACTCCAGGGACCTAGACAAAGAAGACCTGCATGTGATCATCACCT TCCTCCGAATGCAATGTGACACCCATCCATCGATCCGTATCCTGGCAGCTGGGACCATAGAGATCCTGCAACGTCAAGTACAGCAGCAACCCGCATCAAGATGGGCTAGGCTAAAAGCACTGCGCTGCTGGCCGTGA
- the LOC137847195 gene encoding maestro heat-like repeat-containing protein family member 6 isoform X2 yields MTNQFPREALLSVLTNLPPLDSTTLDMWKVMLSFPMTSEKILEELQNVLEDKRVCRSLQAQPVHTSLLKFAMMHPTEHVLSNLRDPKKLLTLLSLNSLPILWLVLRALVMLSETSQMVTDVQVLLPEVMETLQYENTHINMKALTIFKNVIRHLEKKEASHIALALAGRLLPLFNDVSSEVRECSMLLFKDLMESVLWWKKGEMKKTVHRAIIPLLFRMSDDTESVAKVSAVILLACAKFLKWKQLEQLAQTEDIWKIGEYLLKQKRSRVEGYLQQSLPYLWDDQTSLRQKAVKFVVLRMQCDTHPSIRILAAGTIEILQRQVQQQPASRWARLKALRCWP; encoded by the exons ATGACTAACCAGTTTCCCAGGGAAGCTCTCTTAAGCGTGCTGACCAACCTTCCGCCACTTGACAG CACTACGCTGGACATGTGGAAGGTGATGCTTTCCTTTCCAATGACTTCAGAGAAGATCTTGGAGGAGCTACAGAATGTTCTCGAGGACAAACGGGTGTGCAGGTCTCTGCAAGCCCAGCCTGTGCACACCAGCCTTCTTAAGTTCGCT ATGATGCATCCAACTGAACATGTACTATCGAATTTACGTGACCCAAAAAAGCTCCTGACGCTTCTGAGTCTTAACAGCCTGCCGATCCTCTGGCTGGTGCTCAGAGCCCTCGTCATGCTGTCGGAGACATCTCAGATG GTGACGGACGTGCAGGTCCTGCTGCCAGAAGTCATGGAGACTCTGCAGTATGAAAACACGCACATCAACATGAAGGCCCTGACTATCTTCAAAAATGTGATTCGTCATCTGGAGAAGAAGGAGGCCAGCCACATCGCTCTGGCACTGGCTGGCAGACTCCTGCCTCTGTTTAACGAT GTGTCCAGTGAGGTGCGAGAATGCTCCATGCTCCTCTTCAAAGACTTGATGGAGTCTGTGCTGTggtggaaaaaaggagaaatgaagaagacCGTGCACAGGGCCATTATTCCACTGCTTTTCCGGATGAGTGACGACACTGAGAGTGTGGCCAAG GTCTCTGCAGTAATCCTACTTGCTTGTGCAAAGTTCCTGAAGTGGAAACAGCTTGAGCAGCTGGCTCAGACTGAGGACATCTGGAAGATTGGGGAGTACTTG CTCAAGCAGAAGAGGAGCAGGGTGGAAGgatacctgcagcagagcctgccaTACCTGTGGGATGATCAGACCAGCTTGCGACAGAAGGCTGTCAAATTCGTCG TCCTCCGAATGCAATGTGACACCCATCCATCGATCCGTATCCTGGCAGCTGGGACCATAGAGATCCTGCAACGTCAAGTACAGCAGCAACCCGCATCAAGATGGGCTAGGCTAAAAGCACTGCGCTGCTGGCCGTGA